From the Hordeum vulgare subsp. vulgare chromosome 1H, MorexV3_pseudomolecules_assembly, whole genome shotgun sequence genome, the window ctactttcagtcctgtacctttaatatgcttagtataggtggagcagtcatcccctctgaccccgtagatcagttgccccgcttgttttcaactctcgatctctgatcgacgagccagacccgacacagcacattcaccccccttcgttgtacgacgctacagggatactatcgggtaccgagggtgacacctcgctaagtactcctgatgatatctctgtagtatagctagtcggtcgtggttatcgagggtgattcctctttcaccattcccgatgacgtctctgtcgtgccaccccgcgagtgtgggacccccgagggtgattcctctaagcccaccttgacgggtacatcgttcgggatccaacgagggtgatacctcggatcccccccgatgttacgaccacacagttactcgaccatgttactgggatcttcggtgattagttgtaagacgggtggattcccgcgagactgtgttgttggcctaattaaaatgctaatggatttgggtatttgatctgggttggtcggagaccttttcgcactaaccggctacgcgggaagaattatgggtactcgacgtcgcggtatcagccgaagcttttcagatgccagcagtgtagcggcgcgcgcccgagtggtcccgagatgcatcgcgcttgtgattaagggatgctaggactgacgtcggccgcccacgccacgtgcaggagcgtgaaggggaactgggcccatgaaccctttgtgcttaggatttagaccggcgggctggcctctctgattagtcttaggtggggctgcgacgtgtcgatattccgaggccgggcaggacccagaaaagtatgtccggccagagtgttatcgagcgtgacgggacatgtggtgcacccctgcagggatgaaaattaactatttggatagccgtgtccacggttacaggacgacttggagttgtgccccgatcttttacaactacaattgttacttaactggaattagtttgcctcgggattgcttcctcgcagggagtcgagggaggatccttaggcgtgacctcactttaatgttgctgcaacaatatgactattattgttttacccgtgctctactctcgtctattgctgcaagaccctgaagatgctagtcttcgataggactaggccttctccctctattctcgcattgctgcagtcagtccacatataaacccccttctttgatactgatgcattattagaatagttctgatgtaagacttgcgagtactttggatgagtactcaccgctgctttgctccccccttgtccccttgatccgcttgctgcgaccagatgatgaagcccaggagatggaggtccccgccaccgacgactgctaccccgacggtgcctactactacgtggaggccgctgatgatcaggagtagttaggaggctcccaggcaggaggcctctcctcgttcgatcgttgtatcttttgtgctagccttctctaaggcaccccatgttttatgtctgtactcagatattgttgcttccgctgactcgtgtgtttatcgagctttcgtattctagccctcgaggcccctggcttgtaatatgaagctgatgttattttatttgtgtctagagttgtgttgtgatatctccccgtgagtccttgggtttgatcgtacgcatttgcgtgtatgtttagcgtacgattaagccgagggcgtcacagcagGGTCTCGACGGGCACTTGTGATGATGGACTAGCGCACGATGGTGGCGATGTCTGTTGTCATAGGGCGTTTACTACAGCTGTGTCTGGCAACGTCGATGCACCAGGACATGCTTTGAAGATGGATCATTGGAAGAAGGTGGTGGCGGTCCCTGTAGCGTGTGCGTGCGGCTACCACTGACAGTGAGCCGTACAGGTGTGTTCCCTAGATCCGTCAATGCGGCTTGGTTGGGGCCTCCTGTTTTAGATGTTGGACTTTGGTGTAAGGTCTAGATATGCGGCTCACACAATCTGCACCGCTTCATTAAGTTGATAGAAGTAGTGACATATGTTGTCAAGATGATGGCTTTAGACATGCCGATGTATTACTTTGTAATGTCTTGATTAATAATTATTAAAATGGATGCATGCATCATCATGATGCAAAGGTCCAGAGGCCATCCTATTTCTCCGAAATaaaagctactccctccgtctcggtgtataagtcatcttacAAAAACCAAATGATCCCAAAACACTTAGGGGCGGTACATTAACTTTGACCTCGTTTCTTGgtttttgacatgaataaagaaATCAACCAATAACTGATGTGGGATGTGTAtatttttaatgacttgagactaactagcgTGACATGCTGTGATCAATTCATTGGATGCAATGATATTAATTAGCAAATTAGCATTTATttgtctcgttttcctctctgtCTTGGTCACGGTGCACAATCTAGGATGACTTAGGCATGTGCCAATGCATCGTTTCTTAGCACGTTATCATAGGAGCATTAATAATTTAAGAGACTACTAGCCCAATGCATTGTTTCTTGGAGGTAGTCTTTAAATTTAATGATTTAGTGCTCATGCATAGATGTGATTGGGCTATTAACCATGTTTGCCTATGATCGCGTGTAAATATTATATCTTAGCTAAGATACAACCCTATTGTCTCTCTCATTACTAACTAGTGTGACACATCAGCAAAACGCTTATGAACCATCGCTAAAAAACCTTCATTGACACATGGCTTATAAACCGGGATGGTGTGAGTACTGAATCTTCGGCAATCTAGGAGGAGTGTGTGTTTTTACTGAGGAATTTTAGTGATGTGATTACAAAACACTGTCGTATGGAAAGGAATATTGTAGCTCATATGCCAGCAGCAAATGTCGAAGGATCCCACACATATATTTGGACGGATGATCTTCCGAACTTTATTACTGCTGACCTGGTGGACGAGATGTAATGTAAGTATGTTTGAAAATTAATAAAGTCACCTGACTTTCTAGTTGAAAATAAAAAGATACACCTATTAAGACACCATGAAACCTATGAACGGATATTGATTCGGGTGGCTCTGGATATATATTTATCGGGCGTCGCTATAAATCAGCCGGATGATTTCTCTAAGAAATCATCCGCCTGTTGAGCCGTCCGATCTGTATACAAGAGTTCGTTGGATTAGAGCAACGCCACGACAGCAACGCAACACCACAATTTCAATGCAGCGTCATTGCAGGCAGCGTGGTGCTTCAATGCAGCATCGACAGTGTCCGGCGAGCTCCGTTGCAACTCCGACCAAACTCCATTTCAGCCGGTGGAGCTCCAACGCAGCACCAATGCTCCGACGAAGCTCCACTGCAACAACAACGCAGCTTCAACATAGCACACGTGCATCCGTGAAAGCTCCATTGCAATTCTGACGGAGCTTCAACACAGCAAGACGTGTCCGACGAAGCTCCATTGCAACTCCGACGAGTCTTCATTGCAGCCCGGCGTTGCTTCATTGCAGCTACGGCGGTGCTCCCAATAGCTTGAAGGCAACATCACCGGAGTTGCAGCACCCCACACTGGCCCCTCGCCACGGTCGCCGTTGCAGCATCGGCGTCGCTCCATTGGAGCCTCGAAAGGCCATGCGTGATGCTCAATCGCAGCTCTGGGGAGACCGCCCCACCGGCCCTCTATGCAACACCAGGCGACTCCCCTCCGCAGCACCAGTGATGCGCCGCCGCACTTTAGAACACCGGCAACATCGAGGTGATGCGCGGGGAGCTACAGGTCGACGCCGTCGCTGGCTGCTAGAGTGTGGCGGGCCAAAGGAGTATGGGTATGTGGAGTGTGAGCTCGTCACCAGATGCTGCAAAAGCCGCCCCGCGGGCTGCTCCGATGAGAACCAGGGCCATGAGGACAGACGAAGCATGGAGATGAAGGTAGAAGACGAAGTAGAATGGGATCTGGCTCAGGTAAAGAGATAATGTTggcaataaaagaaagaaagggatAAGAGAGGCAGCATGGGTGTCTCGCATGATGTGTGGGTCATGACCCGTGGCGTGCGGAAGACCCGGCTGATTTCTAGAGAAATCAGAAATCAGCCGGTTGATTCTAAACGTTTTTCATATTTATCTAGCTAGCTTATTAATAAACAGACTAAAGACAAAACGCATGTCTGAAAGTAAAATTAGAGAAAAAGAACGGAACAGGTTGTTTGATCGTGTACAACACATACAAATCAAAGCATGATACAAATTTGGCACACGAGACACAAAGCTTTGGGCCGTTAATGAGGGAAATAGTAGGCGTAGATTTCCTTCAATTCAGTTCCACAGCCAGCAGAGTCAGTAGATGATATGGTGGAGGTCATCCGGACCCTGGTTCTCTCGGATTCCCCGAGCCCTTCCCTGGCCATGAGCAACCAGACGAAGGTGATGAGCTCTCCAccgctggccagctgggccgccTGCAGCTCGCCCCTGGACCTGCCGGCGGCGATGACGAGAAGCCTCACCCACATGTCTGCCATCTCTTCCAGCGTTTCCTTGCTTGGCTCGACTTCCTCATCCAGTATAATGCTATATAATTCCTCTAATGTTCCTCTTCTTGGCTGATCGTCCTCATGTCGTATGACCTTATATAGTTTCTCCAGGGTTAAGTTGCTTGGTTGGATCCCGGATAATTCCCCTCTGGACTGAGCCAACTCAATCAGTGTAGCTTCGGAGCTGGCATTGAGCGGCAGCATGGCAGGTAGGTTCACAAAAAGGTACATCATGTAGTTGCACAGTTTCCGGCATACCtgcaccatatcatcatcatcatcatctgcatCTCCTCCACCAGCTGCTACAGCAGCAGCAGAATTCAAGGTTGCCATCGTGAACATATGCATCACCACAATAGCAACACCGAAATCCGCAACGATATAAATCCGTATCTTCTTCAGAAGGGGACCAAGGTTCGGCCACGCTCGGCCCCCGTTGAAGACTTCGTCACGTAAGCTGTTAATCCCCTTGACCACAACCTCCATGGTCTTCTCATCAGCCTTCACGTACTCAGTGTCCAACATCTTGCTCATCCAAAATATCTTTTTCTTCCCGGCACCAAATAGTTTAGCCAATCTTCGGACCACAGCCATCACTCGCTGATTGCATGTTCTTGCCTCGTCTTTGTCGGAAACCCAGCTCAGGAAGTTGTACTGTCCCATggaatttgaccaaagtggctttCGCTCTGGCCATCCAATATCACTGGAAAAAAGAAACCAGGACATGCTTGCAAGCAAGTGGCACTTCCGAGCCTTCAACCACGCCCAAGTCCACGGTGACATCATGAAAATAAACATTGCAACAAGATCTAGGAAAATGCCCCCGAAGAAAAGTGTATAGGTCACCACAGTGTCAGCCCGACTGTACCTCTGTTTGTCGCTTGCAAGGAAGAGTGCAAAGGCAACCACTACAGATATATGAGAGATGCATCGAAGTATGATACCTATCCTTGTTCTGAGCACAAGAGCCTTCGTGTATAGATCATCGTACATTAGTCCAAGCTCAAGCTCCACCAGCTTGAGCATTCTTTTGGTGACACCTGGGGAGCTGCTATCATCTGGATTACTAGAAAAAGGGTCGCGTGCTGCAAAGATGTTGTGGACATTTGGCATTGAGCGTAGACCATCCAAAACTATCTTAGAATATTCACAATCCAAATCATTTAAATTCGGTAGCCGTTGCTTGTACTGATGTCCATTGGAGCTCTCGAGGCTTTTAGTGCTCCCACGCTTGAGAGACCATATCCTTTTTCCATACTTGATGACTCCAGCAATGAACACAAAGACACCCGAAACTAGAATTTCCATGCCGTGTCTTCCAAGCGACTTCTGGAAAACATACACAGCTAGGACTACTTGCCCCACTAAATTCAGCAAATGCCTCAACCACAAATTGTTGTCCTCCATGGAAAAAGCAGTAATGGTGTCCTGCCCACCAAGATGGATGAGGAGGAAGGGCGCCCAAAAGAAAGCAAGTGGTTGGGTACTCTGCCCAACAATGTTGAGATCGTCATGTTGTGAGAGGTAGCCGAGAGCATAAACAGCTGCCAAGTCTGCTGCCAAATAACCCATCCAAATAGAAACCCTAATGAATATGTTTGTGCTCCGCCGCCGAAGGCTACCGGTAAAGAGGAGGAGCATTTGGAGTGTGAAGCTGAGGAGCACAAGCAGATGGATTTCCCTCTTATGAAATAGTTTTACCAGACTCTCCTCCATTGCAGAAGAGACTCTATGAGGCGGCCTGTTGGAAACACTTAGTTGTATAATTTAGTTCAAGTTCGACAGAATATAAGAATTATTTTGCACATATAGATTACTACCAATTCAAAAACAAATTGATGCTGTTTGTATGCATGCACAGTGAGAAAACATTTGAAGTCGTGTGTATGTAACTCGTGACATTTTTGCCATTGCTAATTATTATTATTCCTTTTTCAGAAAGGATAATCGCAGTGTCTCGTACAATGCTCACAATCTTATATATAAACAACATTTGTAATTTCCAAACTTTCTGCTTTATGCATCAGATCCGAAAGATCTTGTTGTCGTCGGATATTTGCTATTTGACCTCTTAATAAGAACATACTTTAGAAAATAAAGCAAGTTAGTTATGATGCGTGGGAAGTTCTTTACCGTTGATGCCTAGCTTTTTTTTTTTTACCGTTGATACATAGCCTTTTGGCTACATCCTTCATGGGCAAGCATAGCTGTTTTTCGTTCAGCTATCAATGTACAGGATCGAGTGTGAGCACtttatttttcatgtttttgattcATTTATTTCTTGTCGATACTTCGGTTGTACCCCATCTGTTCTTAAATAGAGGAGAGGGGGTCGTGTCAAAAAAAGTCGTTGAAAACATTACAGTCGGTAACGTTTGTGTAAATATCATGGTAACACAAGCACCATAGAGCTGATAACGCACTCACAAACACTGCAATACCCTTTGACCcgggattttttttaaaacatgcCCCCAAAATCTTTTAATGTATTTTTTTTTGATAAAAGGTTGTTAAAAATATACCGTATTTAATTTTATCTAAATATCATGATGATATACACATTGCCCGTCTGATAACACATAAACATCGTGGTAATTTTTGACCCAAAAAATAGGTGTTGAAACCATACCTCAATAACTTTTGTGGAAATGGCATGATAATTTACGCATCGTATACCTAGTAACTCACATAAAAACACCCGTTGTAACTTTTGCCCATAAAAATTAAAAAGTTACCACGGGTATCTTCTGTGGAAATAGCTTTGTAATACATGCACCTCACGTACATGCCATGATAACTTCTATGTAACTATCATGGTAATATATGAATCGCAGACCTGACTTAACCGGGGCAAAAAAAATAGTTCAAACAGCATGGTAACTTTGATCCGATGGGGAGAAGTTGCTTGAAAACATACATTTGATAACTAATGTGTAAATAGGATGATAATATACGAACCGCATGCATGGTAAGTCACGCACAAACACCGCGGTAACTTTGACCCGGCGAATGTTTGTTGAAAAATATACCTCTTATGTATAAATAGCATGATAATATACGCATAATAGAGGTGAAAACTCACATACAATCACCATGGTATCTTTTTTGACTCGGGGAAAACTGTTGAAAAATATATACCCAGTAATTTATGTCTAAATTACATGATAATATATGCACAATAGGGCTGATAACTCACATACAAACACCGCGATATTTTTTTATCCAAGAGAGTTCTTTTAAACAAAAATACCCTTGGTAGATTTATGTGTAAATAGCATGATGATAACTCCCGTACAAACACCACGGTAACTTTTGACCCGAATATTTCTTTCCAAAAAGACATACCCTTATAACTTATGTGTAAATCGCATGGTAGTATACAAATAACATATGTAATAACTTACTTGGCCTAGGTGTGATAATTTTTGACCAGAAAAATTTTGTCGAAACATATCAATATGGGATGTAGTTTCGAAGCTCTCATCGTGCCGAATTTTTACGTGCAAACGGTTTTTCAATCGGACCAACGGTTTAAGCTACAAAACATTTTAAATATTAAATCTTGGTGTAATCTTTTGCTGACATCAATTTTGTTGTTATATGCATGCTTGTTTAAAAATTCAGCCGGTGTGCTCTCTCTCATCTCTTGCATGCAAAGTTACTGTGGCTGGCTGTCTCGCATGCATGCTCGTTTGAGTAAATCGAGCAAATGGGTTTAACGATGGTGGGAATTACCTTTCGAATCTATCCCTATAAACCGAAGGTTTGAACATTATCACAGTCCAAATATAAAATATACTCAAGTCATCGAGTACCAAATTTTTTACAAGAAAATATGACTCGTGAGCCAAATTGGCGGAACAAAGCCCATGCAACCGCTTTTCTAACGACTGCACCCAAAGGCTAAAGACTTTCATGCATCCACATGTTGCAGTGATAACTAATTACAAATTGACGCTGCTAGTAATTAATTCCCATATAATATTCTAATTCTCTTTCTCCCTATAATGAACTTGTTGGTAATTAAACTTGATTTTAAGCTCTGGCTTTTGGATTGGAGGTCCTATCCGTGGTGGTGTCACATGGGCTTCTCTACCGTCGATCCGTCGTGCTGGTTGTGTGGGTCGACAACGTCGCCACTGCTTGGACACCGTCTATAGATTGGCTAGTGTGAACACCATCGCCCGCTAAGTTTGCTACCccagttagagcatctacagccgacaTTCTCAAATCGTCCTCAAACGTAGGGAGAAAGAAGGGAGGACGAACAAATGATTCAATTAGATCCCTTATATTATCGCTATATGTCAGGACTGTTGACGAACCCTCGTATTAAAATCAAATGTAAGAaggatatgagggctcgcggTTATGCCCGGATGCGTCTGTCATTACGAAGTGTCGCATCCCGGACcaccttttttctcttctctttctttctctctcttcatctccaccaatcacatgAAAATGATCTGATATATAAGTAGAAAAATGCAGACTATGGCTGTAAAATAAGGGCTAAAAACAAACACGACGTTTAGGAGGCCAGATTTGCTAAGTCGATTCACTTAGTGTTCAGTTCGTAGCACAATTCCGACCATGCATTGTTGTGATTTACTGATGCACTTGAAGATGAGCATATGCACTGCACTCTTGCTATCCAAATTAATTTACCCTAACACGCATTCCGGGAAAAGTTGCTGCTTAGTATTAGTAGGAAAATATAAAAGAGACCAAGGGTCTAATTCCAGTCCCAAGTTCCCAATGGTGCTAAGCAAAGCGCACAATTTTTGACGGCAAAAGGATTAAAAAAAAGTATGCACACTACCGGAATAACCACCGTTGCCGACGGCTTTATCTACGCTGATGGTCCCCGCCGGCATAGATAGATGTACGCCGACAGCCAGGGAAAGGCCTAGGCATAGTTGGTGCAAGTTTCAAGTCTTGCTATAAGACGTGATTCTCCTGAAAAACATGTGTCCAGCATGGTGTCTACTGCTTGAACTAATTGACAGTGTGGGATGATGCACTCTTTACCTTGAGGAAATTAAGCTGTGGTTCTTGGGGTTAATTAGCTTGCTCCTGTCTTGATTGGCTTGATGTTGCCTGCTACAAAACCAAGTGCTCCCTTGATCTGGTCTGGTTGCTTCCTCCTTGACCAGCACCTCCCTTCCCTGCCTCTCCTTCCTTGCTGGCTTGGTAATGGTGGACTCCTTCTCTTTGCTAACGTTTGGCCTTATGATGAATGGAAGGATAAGATCAATATACTAATGATGGGTTCCTCCCTAGTTGCCCATTTAAGTATGGCAATGGGTGGGCAAACTCTGGAAGGAACCATGTACTGTCAATGCTACTAGCTAATGTCAATGACTCAATACAAATGgttatctctccctctctcgactAATTGTTAGATATTAAGTATGGCAATGGGGGTGGGCAAATCGTGGAAGGAAACATCTGCACTCTGCAATGTTGTTCTCTTGCTGCTTGAGATTACTATATATGCTATGCGAATATGTTCTCACCCTCCCTCCGGCCGGCCTCCTTCCCTCTATCTTCATTCTTCGCTGGCTGTTCATTTTAGCACCGCAACTctctctcaacctctgtagttgttcATTTTAGTACGGCATTGGGTTCGCAACGGATGGTGGGTACGGCCCAGTTCGAGCATCTTGTCATTGTTTTTTGGTTTTCAGAATATCTTCTCTCTCCTCTTGATACTTGACCTGGTGAAGGCTCAAGTGTTTGAATACATAAGCTTGGCACTCCTTTCACAATCATTGACCAAAAGCCCATGCATGGCTGCCCGTTCACCCAAATAATTCGACTACTCTTACAATATACAATATTTCAAGGAAACAAAGGGTATATTATTTTCATGAATAGTGCGGTGATGTTTGTCAACAGTACTCTATGAAGGAACATTTATATTGGAGATTAGTTAAGTAAGTAcaccctctgtacctaaatacttgtagttggggaaaactagtctagttcttttcaactacaagtatttaggtatAGAGGGAGTATATTTACAGCACAAGCTATAGGAACTTAGAATATGATGATCATCCTTATGGATGTAGTACTATTTAGCTTTTCCATACAACTACTGGTCTTGTTCGCATATGCATTTCAATCTTATGGCCATCCATTATActtaaaacaacaacaaaaaattagCAAGCAAATTATTGCCATATGTGTGTTTGAGGTGGTGCTCAAACTGTGCAAAGCATATAGTTTTGCTCGATAAGAGAACTGCAACAAGTGGATGTGTGTCGCACAGAGCAACATAAACATAGTTCACAGTCTATCATGTTACATGAAAAATCTAACAGGTGGCAGGTAGTTCACTGCATACCTATATATCTTGCTAGGTTCAGTAATAGGTCGACGACCAAGAAACCGTCAGCGACACCACGGCACCGTTGCTGAAATGGTATTCTCTCTCTTGGCTGCCATGAACCGCTGCCTTGAAAGGGATCGGCAGCTTCCCCTCCATGAAGTCAACAAACAGTGTATCTTCAAACGGCACAGCTGCTATGAAGTATTGTGGATGTTTCCCAGCAGAGGTAACGAACCGATCACACTCACGCTGCTCCCCCATGAAGTCATAAAGGCTCTTCGAAATCGCGATGTATCCACACATCTTCACCTCCATGCCTCCTGTAGGCACCCTCACGAAATTCAACTCTATCGTCGCCTCAAGCGCTCTACGAAAGATGGTAAAATCGAATATGGCCGCGCCATTTGTATCATCCATTGTGCACTCAATTTCTGTGTCATACAGACAATGACTCTCGATAAGATCAGAACACCCATCGACTAGAGTGACATCTTCTATATCTCCCTTTATTCTGATATCAACTTCGATCAAGCATTCAAATGTCATGGACATGCCTCTTATCGGACTCATCAAAGGCAGGTAGTCGCTGGTCTGAATTTCGACAGGAAAAGAAATAGCATGTCAAAATCTTTTCTTGATGGCAAAATATCAGAGATGTTGTATATAGCCAAGTTCGTTGAGGCGTAAAATGAGATGGAACTTTTCAGAACAAATCAGCATGAATGTCTTAAAAATAATCTACACGCGCTTAATTTTATTTATCATGTCATCTAAATTAAGCTTACCAAGTAAGTGTGCTGTGATGCATTCACATTTGAGGGCTTTTCAAAGCCAAACGAAGTGAATAGTACGCATTTCTAAGTTAGATACGCTCACAAGTTCTAACTTTACTGTCAATTGTTATGCTAATCTTGAACAATGATTAATGAATATATAAGCATTATATGCAAGACAAGCATACAAATTTACTTATATTACGTAAAAGAGTAAAATACACAACAAGACCTAAAACTATTTGAGGGGTTCCTCTTGTTAGTCCTAATACTATGCACTTCTAGGTCCTAAAAGTTTGCTAGGCGTGCCACCTGCAGTCCTATCCGCATTGTATCAGCTTTGAGTtgcacgtgtggcaatattttgcccccccccccctttccaaAATCCCCTCCAAATTTTGTGGTCCCTTCGTTTCACAAACATTCTCTCCCTTGCCTTCCCCTCCACCTCAAATGGCCACAGGCCATCGGTGAATGCGTCACAAACGCAGAATTGGCAGCGATACAGTCGTGCTCATGTGCTCGCGCCCTGTATGTTCCACATCGTGTCCTATATCTACTTCCTCATCATGGCAGAACCAGGTTCTGCAGCTCCTCTTGTTCTTGCCATTTACGACCATTCTGTCGCTGCAACTCTCGTGTTTGGGTTTTGTCGCTGCAACTCCTGAGTTTGGGTGGGCACGTCATGTCATACGCAAACACAATAGAACACTACTAACAAGAGCTTCCGTCCGTCCTCCCCATCATCTCCGCAGCAGACGACGCCACGGCAATGCTCTTCGGAATCGCTACGACCACAAGCTGCGCCGCTGCTGTGTTTATCGTTGCTGCCGCCGGCAATCACCG encodes:
- the LOC123437517 gene encoding uncharacterized protein LOC123437517, with amino-acid sequence MEESLVKLFHKREIHLLVLLSFTLQMLLLFTGSLRRRSTNIFIRVSIWMGYLAADLAAVYALGYLSQHDDLNIVGQSTQPLAFFWAPFLLIHLGGQDTITAFSMEDNNLWLRHLLNLVGQVVLAVYVFQKSLGRHGMEILVSGVFVFIAGVIKYGKRIWSLKRGSTKSLESSNGHQYKQRLPNLNDLDCEYSKIVLDGLRSMPNVHNIFAARDPFSSNPDDSSSPGVTKRMLKLVELELGLMYDDLYTKALVLRTRIGIILRCISHISVVVAFALFLASDKQRYSRADTVVTYTLFFGGIFLDLVAMFIFMMSPWTWAWLKARKCHLLASMSWFLFSSDIGWPERKPLWSNSMGQYNFLSWVSDKDEARTCNQRVMAVVRRLAKLFGAGKKKIFWMSKMLDTEYVKADEKTMEVVVKGINSLRDEVFNGGRAWPNLGPLLKKIRIYIVADFGVAIVVMHMFTMATLNSAAAVAAGGGDADDDDDDMVQVCRKLCNYMMYLFVNLPAMLPLNASSEATLIELAQSRGELSGIQPSNLTLEKLYKVIRHEDDQPRRGTLEELYSIILDEEVEPSKETLEEMADMWVRLLVIAAGRSRGELQAAQLASGGELITFVWLLMAREGLGESERTRVRMTSTISSTDSAGCGTELKEIYAYYFPH